Genomic segment of Planctomycetota bacterium:
CGAGCTGCCGCCGGAGGCCGGGCTGCCGGCCGCGGTGGCGCCTCTCCCGGCCGGCGACCTGGCGCGGCTCGAACGCGAGGTGGGCGAATTGACGGCCAGTGCCGATGCCCTCGCCCGCGAGGCGGCCGAGGCGCGGCGCGCGGGCCGGGACCGCGACGGGGCGGCGGCGTTTCTCCGGGTGCGCGTGGCGCGCGACCGTGCCGCGGGGGCCCGGTCGGATCTCGATCAATTCCGTGCCGACGGCAACCCGCGGTCGCTGGCGATGGGGGTCCTCGACCGCCCCGACGCCGTCGACAGCCCGCTGCTCGCCCGTGGCGACGTCGACCAGCCGGGGGAGACGGTGCCGCGCGGGCTCGTCGAGGTGCTGTGCGCCGCGGACGAGCCGCGGAAGATCGCCGAAGGAAGTGGCCGGCTCGACCTCGCATTTTGGATCGCGTCGCGCGACAACCCGCTCGCGGCCCGGGTGATGGCCAACCGGTTGTGGCTCAAGCTCATGGGGCAGGGGATCGTCGCCACGCCCGACAATTTCGGGATCATGGGGATGGAGCCGAGCCATCCCGAGCTCCTCGACCACCTCGCCGTCGCGTTCATGGAGGATGGCTGGTCGGTGAAGAAGCTGATCCGGCGGATCGTGCTGTCCCGCGGCTACTCGCTCGCCGCCGTGCACGAGGCCGCGAATCATGCCATCGATCCCGACAACCGACTCCGCTGGCGGATGGATCAGCGGCGGCTCGATGCCGAGGTGATCCGCGACGCGATGCTCGCCGTCGCGGGCCGGCTCGACCTCGAGCCCACGGCCGGCTCTCCGATCGCCCGGATCCGGGAAGACCGGCAGGGGATGATCGAAATGCTGACCCGGTCGCGGACGCGGTCCGACGATTGCCGCTCGATCTATCTGCCGATCGTCCGCGACCAGGTGCCCGAGGCGCTCGCCGTGTTCGACTTTCCTGACGCGTCGCTGGTCAGCGGCCAGCGCGAGGAGTCGAACGTGCCCTCGCAGGCGCTGTTCCTCCTCAACGACGACGCGGTCGTGTCGCTGGCGCGGTCGTTCGCCGAGCGCGTCGCCGGACTGCCGGGGCCTTTGCCCGAGCGCCTCGCCGCGGCGTTCGAGATGGCGCTCGGGCGCCGTCCGACCTCCGCGGAGAAGCGGGCGATCACCGACTTCTGGACCGGTTTCTCCGTCCGCCACGCCCGGCGCGTGACCGGGGCGGGGCAGCGGGGGCCATCGGCCGAGGCCGAGTCACTCGCGCTGGTGGCCTACTGCCAGGCCCTGTTCGCCACGGCGGAATTCCGCAATGTGAATTGAAGATTTCGCTGTCCGTGGACAAAGCCCTCCGCGGCCTTTGTCCACTCAGGCGACCGCGGGAAACGCCGAGGGTTTCCCAGGTCGCCGTCGGCCGCATCCCGCGGCCGATCACGTCATGCAAAACCCGCTGTCGCCCCGGGATCCACCGACCATGCCGCGCCCGTCTCCGACCAGTTGCCGAGTCCCCGCGAGCCAGGGATCGCGGCGCGAGTGGCTGCGTCACTCTGCCAACGGCTTCGGCCTCCTCGCCTTCTCGGCGCTCCGTGCCGAGGCGGACGAGCGGGCGATCGTCGCGGGCCCGCTGGCCCCGAAGGCCCCGCACTTCCCTCCTCGGGCCAAGCGGGTGATCTTCCTGTGCATGCAGGGTGGGCCGTCGCACGTCGACACGTTCGACCACAAGCCGAAGCTCATCGCCGACGCCGACCAGGCCGCGCCGGCGGCCGCCGGCCGCGGCGGGCGCGCGACGCTGATGGCGCCGCGCTGGAAATTCAGCCAGCGCGGCACGAGTGGCCTGTGGGTGTCGAGCCTGTTCGACGAGGTCGCCCGGCACGCCGACTCGCTGTGCGTGATCAACTCGATGGCCACCGATCTGCCGGCCCACCCGCAGGCCTTCGCGCAGCTCCACACCGGCACGGCACAGTTCGTGCGGCCGTCGCTGGGCGCCTGGACGCTGTACGGCCTCGGCACCGAAAACCGGAACCTGCCAGGGTTCATCGTCATCAATCCGCCCGTCGCCGCCGCGCGGGCGTTCGGCAGCGCGTTTCTCCCGGCCGTCTACCAGGCGACGCGCGTCGGCGGCGGGCGTGGGCCGGGTTTCGCCGGCCGCCGTGGCGGTGGCGATCCGACGTCGGTGGCGAATATCGACAGCCCGCTCCTCGACCGGGCGGCCCAGCGCGACCAGGTGGATTTCATCCAGCGGCTCAACGCCTCGCGGCTCGGTCTCGACGGCGGCTCGAGCCCCGATACCGAGGGCGTGATCGAGTCGTACGAGCTCGCCTTCCGGATGCAGGACGAAGTCCCGAAGGTAATGGATATCTCCCGCGAGACCAAGGCCACGCTCGACCGCTACGGCGTGGGCGCCGACGATACCGACGCCGTTGGCCGGCAGTGCCTGATGGCGCGGCGGCTGGCGGAGGCCGGCGTGCGCTTCGTGCAGGTGACGCACGGCAACTGGGATCATCATTTCAACCTCGGCACGGCGCTGGCCAACACCGCCCGCCAGGTGGACCGCCCGATCGCCGGCCTGCTCGGCGATCTCGCCGACCGCGGGCTCCTCGCCGACACGCTCGTGATCTGGGGGGGCGAGTTCGGCCGCACGCCGCACAGCCAGGGAGCCGACGGCCGTGATCACAACAACAAGGGGTTCACGCTGTGGATGGCCGGTGGCGGCGTGAAGGGGGGCATCGCCCACGGTGCCACCGACGACCATGGCTACGAGGCCGTCGACAAGCGGATGCACATCCACGACTGGCACGCCACGCTGCTCCACCTCCTCGGCCTCGACCACGAGCGGCTCACCTATCCCTACGCGGGCCGCGACTTCCGGCTCACCGACGTGCACGGCACCGTCCATCGGGAGATCCTCGCCTGACCGGGTCGGGGCGCTTCCCCGCCTGACCGTTATTCGTTCGAACTATTACCCCGACCGTTCCCCGGAGATTCGCCATGAATTTCGTCGTACGCCCGTCGTCGTTCCTCCTCGTGGTCGGCCTCCTCGCGCCGGCAGCGGTTGCCCAGCCGGCCGGGGAGCCATCGCCTGCCGAGATGGTGAAGCGGGCCGACACCGACGGCGACGGTCGCTTGAACCTCACGGAGTTCGTCAAGGCGCGCACGGCGATGATCGAGCAGTATTTCGCCCGTATCGACACCGACGGCGACGGCATGCTCGACGAAAAGGAGATGGAGGCCGCCGCGGAGCAGATGCGTTCGATGGCCGGTGCCGGTCGCGCGGGATTCCGCCGCCCGGAGGGGCAGCGGCCCCAGCGCCCCGGCGCCGAGCAGCCGCAGCGCCCCGAAGGGCAGCGGCCGGGCGCGGCCGGTCTTGGCGATGCGGCCTTCGGTCGGCTCGACCGCGATGGCAACGGATCGCTGTCGCGCGAGGAATTCGAGGAGGGAATGGCGCGCATGCGGCAATACATGCAGCAGGCCGGCGGGCGACCAGGCGCGCCCGAGCGCGGCGAACGGGGCCCCGACCAGGGGTTCCGCCGCCCGCCGGAGGACAAGTGATCCCGCCCGGAAGCGGCGGCATGGCATGAGCTCTCCCCGCGAAATCGAAATCCGCGAACAGCTCGCCCGCTCCTGGCTGGCGGTCGAGCCGTCCGTCCGCGCCTACGTCGCCGCCGCGATCAGGTCGACCGCCGACCGGGAGGACGTGCTCCAGCAGGTGGCGCTGACCGTGGCCCGGCGCTTCGAGGAATACGACGAGAAGCGCCCGTTCGTGGGCTGGGTCCTGTGGCTCGCGAAGTCGCGGATCGTCGACCATTACCGCAGCTCGCAGCGGCAGCGCCTCGTGCTCGGCCCCGACGTGCTCGATCGGCTCGCGGAGTCGCTGGCCGCGACCCACGACGACGTGTCGCCGCGCCGCGAGGCGCTCGAGGAATGCCTGGCAACGCTCACCGAGCGATCCCGGGCGCTGGTGCGGATGCGGTACCACGACGGCCTGGCGATCACCGCCATCGCCCACGGCGTGCGATCGACACCGGGATCGGTCCGCGTGGCGTTGTTTCGGATCCGGGAGGCCCTCGCCGACTGCATCGGCCGGCGGCTCGCTGCGGGAGCGGGTGAATGATCGACGACGACGTGAAGCGCGCGATCGATGCCTGGGTCGACGGCGACCCGTCGGCCGACGACGAGCAGACGCTCGGCCGCGCGCTCGCCGCGGATCCTGCCGCCGTCGGCCTGCTCGCCGACCGGGCACGACTCCACGCGCTCCTCCGCGACGCCGGCGGCTGGCATGAACCACGACAGGCTCCCGTCGTGCCGCGGCGCGCGTTCGGCCGGAAGCTGGCGTGGGGTGGTGCGGCGCTGATCGCCGGCGGGGCGGGGCTATGGCTGATGCTGCCGCCGTCGGCCGACGCCGGCGCCGTCGATGCGGTGCAGCGTGCCCTGGCGGCCAGTCGCCCCGCGGAGGATCGCCGCTATTCGGTCTCCGTCGGCCCTGCGCGGCAGTGGCGGTTTGCCGCCGCGCAACGCAGTGCCGTGCCGGCGTCGACGTTGTGGGTCCGTGGCTCCCGGTTCGTCCAGATCGCCCTCGTCGCGGGGCGGCCGGTGGCATGGGGGCGCGACGCGACGGGAGCGGTGTGGTTCGCGCCGTCGCGGGACACGGCGGCGCTGTTTGACGCCACGGAGGTCCCGGAGGCGCTGGCGGAGGTCTGCGATCTGCGATCGCTCGACCTGGCGACGCTCCTCGAGACGCTGCTGGCCGAGTTCGACCTGCAGCGGTTCGACGGCGGCGACGGCCACGACCTCATCCGGGCGACTCCGCGGGCCGGCGTCGCCACGGCGTATGGGCGCGTCGAAATCGAGATCGAGCGGGAGTCGCTCGTCGTGCGCCGCGCCGCCGTCGAGCGCTCGGGGGGTTGGCGGCGCGGGATCGTCGTGACGTTCACGCTCGAGGAGATTGGCGTGCAGGGCGACGGCGTCTACGAGCTGGCGGCGCACGTCGACGCCGGGGCCACGGTCCTCGGCCGTGAGTCGGCCCGCGGCGCGCGAGGCGAGTTGCTCCGCGAGCATCTCCAGGCCCTCAGGCAGCCGGAAGGGAACCGATGATGGACGGACACGGGGTGGCGTCATGCCCTCAGCCACGGCAGGCAGGCGCCGGCTGTCCGTGGACAAAGCCATCCATGGCCTTTGTCAGTCGAACAGCCGGCTGCAGTCGACCACGAGTCGGCAGTCGCCGGGGCCCCCGAGCAAGAGCTCGACTCGGTCGGACGGACCGGAGAGGCTGGAGCCCTCGGCGGTCACGTGCTCGACTGATCGGGCAGCGGGATCGATCACGAGGTAGTGCCGGACCTCGTGCTCACGGTACAGCGCCCGCTTGAGCACGAGATCCTGCGCTCGCGTCGCCTCCGACACGACCTCGACGACGATCGCGGGAGGTCGCTCGAGATGCCGTTGGGGTTGCTCGCCACAGACGACCATGATGTCAGGCCGAACGACGGTGTGGAGGTCGATGATCCAGTCGAGATTCGTGTAGACCTCGCACGGGCAGCCCCCGGCCTCGATCTGATTGCCGACCGTCCGGGACAGCCGCGAGACGACCCGCTCGTGCGGGCCGAACGGGCTGGGCGTCATGGCGATCGCCACTCCGTCGATGAGCTGCCAGTCGCCGCTCCAACGACGGTAGTCGTCGACCGTGTACCGCGGGATGTAGAGGGGACGGGACGGCATGGCCCTTATCATACCGTGGCCGGTAGCAGTCGCTCGGCGCTTCCGTCGAGGTCCGTTCGCTGACCGGCCGGTTCACGACAGCAGGTCGAGGAACGTGGTGATCACGATCGCGTTGGTGAAATCGATGAAGAACGCGCCCACGATCGGGGCGACCACGAAAGCGCGGGGGGCCGGGCCGAAGCGCTCGACGAGCGTGTTCATTACCGCCATCGCATTGGCCGTCGTGCCGAGCATGAACCCGGTGAACCCGCCGGTCATCACCGCCGCGTCGTAATCGCGCCCCATCAGCGGATAGACCAGCCACGCGCAGAACGCCGCGACCGCGGCCGCCTGGAGGCCGAGATTGACCGCCAGCGGCAGCGCCAGCGACGCCAACTCCCAGAGCTTGAGGTTGACCAGCGCGATCGTGAGAAACAGCGTCAGGCACACCGCGCCGATCTTCGCGGCCAGGTCGTGGGGGATCCGGATCGCGCCGGTCGTGTCGTCGAGGTTACGGATCGCGGCGCCGGCGAGCATCGCCCCGACATAGCCCGGGAGCGTGAGGCCGGCACGCTTCAACCCCGCGCTCACGATGCCGCCGACGGCCATCGCGACCAGGAGCACCGTCAGGGCGCGGAGCGCATCGCGGATGCTGCCCTCCTCGTCGTCGGCCGGGGCGGTCGCGTCGGGCTCGTAGGCGGCGCGGCCGGGGTAGTCGCCGGCGGTCGCCGGCGCCGTGAACGGAGGGTCCCGATGGCCGGCGACGAGCCGTCGATCGCGCTCGAGGAGGTGGGTGGCGATCGGGCCGCCGAGCAGGCCGCCGAGGACGATCCCCCCCATCGCCGCGGCGACCGCCAGCGTGGCCGCGGCCGGCACGCCCGCCGCCTCGAACTGCGGTGCGAACGCCAATGCCGTCGCCGGGCCCCCGGCCAGCGCCGTCGAACTCATCAGCACGCCGAGCAGCGGCGGCTCGCCGAACGCGAGCGCCACGCCGATGCCGATCAGGTTTTGGATCATCGCGAGGGCGCTGGCCAACGCCAAGAACAACAGCGCCTGCCCGCTCCCGACGCGCAGCAGCGACAGGCTGGCACTGAGCCCGATCGACGTGAAAAAGGCCGTCATCAGCGGTGTCTGCAGGGTGGTGTCGAACCCGACCGTGGCGACGCCCGTCGCCCGCGCGACCGACACCGCGACGGCGACGAGCAGGCCGCCGACGACTGCCGCCGGCACGTTGAACCGGCGCAGCGGCGGCACGGCCGCGACGACCGCGAACCCGAGAAACAGCGTCGCCCCGCCGAGCGCGAGCGTCTGGATGAGATCGAGATCGACGTGCGTCATGGCGTGTCCCGGCCCGCCCCGGTCGGGTCGGCCCGACCGTCGACGAGGAGGTCGGCGAACTCGGTGGCGATCTCGGCAGTGCCCTCGAGGTCGAACTCGTCGGCGAGCGTCGACCCGATCCAGTGCTGGATCGCGACCGCCTCGCGCGGTGCGGCCGAGTGGGTCGCGACTTCGCTGGCGAGATTGAGCAGATCGTAGACGCGGCACTTCACGGGCAGCAGCCGCTGGCGCCGCGGCGGCAGCGTATCGACGTTGGTGACGCCGTAGAACTCCTGGATCCGGCCGGTGAGCCGGTCGAAGCTCTCGATCACGCGCCCCTTGCCGGCGGGATCGATGAGCTTCGCCTTGACGATCTGGCGGTGGAGGGCATGGGCCTCGCGGACCGACGCCCACGACGTCTGCGCCGCCAGGAAGCGCTCACGGATCGCGGCGTAGCCGTCGGCGTGGTCGAAGCACTCGATGGCGCGCTTCAACGTGTGGAGCGGATTGCGGCTGGCCGGCACGTCGCTGGCGAAGGCGCGGTGATGGCCGACGAGGCCGTTGGTGCAGATCAGCCGCAGGAGAGCGACGTGGATCCGCGGGCTGCCGAAGCCGTCGATCGGCACGTCGAGCGTGAACCGGTTGGCGAACTCGTCGGCACCGATCGCCAGGCCCCTCTCGCCGCTCTTCGGCATGAACGTGCAGCCGATGACGCCGTCGCGGTAGAACGGCCGCTCGGCCCCGTGGCTGCGGACGAGGTCGCGCATGTCGTCGATCGTGACCAGCGGCTGGCGGGGATCGGAGACGGCGAGGGCCTGAGGCGGCCCGCTCGGCGGCAGCTCGACCATCACGCGCAGCCGGTCGTCACGCGAGACTTCGCAGATCCGCCCGAACACCTCCTCCGGGCGGAAGTAGCGGAACGTGCTCGCGCCGAACCGGTAGCGGGCGAACACCGACTTCCAGAACCGCGGGGTGACGACACACTTCTGGCCGTCGACATCGAGCAGTGCCTTCTCCGGGAGCAGCGTCTCGCGTTGGCGCTTCGCCGTCTCGGGTGCGGCCGCGGTGATCCGCAGCGACCCCAGCGTGGTCACGCGCGGCTCCACGCGCACCCGTCCGCCGCCCGTCTCCCCGCTGCCGTGTGCCACGTCGACCATGATCCTCTCCTCCCTGGTTGCCGGTGCGTTGTCCGTCTCCGTCACCACGTGCCGTCGTCGATCCATGAAGCCTGGGGGTCGCGCGGCGGCCGCTCGAACCGGTCGCGCGCCTCCTCGAGGCGGTAGTTCCAGCGCCGGATCGGCCGGAGGCCACGGGCGGGGACCGCACCGCGACGGCCGCGGCGGCCCCCCGCACGAGTCTCGTCGGCCTTCGAGAGGCGAACGAGCAGCTCGAGCATCCGCTTCGTGACCGCCTCGACACGGCCGTTGAGCCCGATCGAAAGCCAGCCGTCGTCGGCTTCGACGTACTGTGCGGCGGGCAGGGCGCTGGCGGTGAACGGATGCTTCGTGGCGCGGCACTGGACGATCCGCTTGAGCGGTACGTCGGCGGCCCGGCGCAGCACGCGGCCGGCCATCTGCACCGCCGGCCCCTTGCCCGACGGGCGGCAAAACACCGTCTCCAGGCCCGGGCAGTCGAACCCCTCGGCGAGCACGGCGACTGACAGGACCACGGTTGCCGCGCCGTGTTCGAAGCGCTCGATCTGCGCTTCCCGGTCGCTGTCGCCGGTGACCACCTCACAGGCGACGCCGCCGGCGGCCAATCGCGCGGCACATTTCCGGCATTCGGCGATCGTCCGGAAGAACACCAGCGACCGGCCCCACAACCCCGGCTCGCGGAGATAGGTCGCGGCGACCGATTCGGGCGAATAGCCGGCGATCGTGTAGTGGGCGAACGGGGAGAGGTAGCCGTCGAGGACGAGCTGGCGGATTCCCGCATCGCGGACCGAACGCTCGAAGCACAGCCCGTGGCGGTCGGCGCGGTAGGGGGTGGCCGACAGGCCGAGCACCTTGCGGGCGCCGACGGCGGCGTGGAGCGAGGCCATGCTCGCCGTGGCGTCGTGCTGGGCCTCGTCGACGATCAGCAGGTCGGCGCGCGGCGGTGAGCGGTCGAACATCGACACCGCGAGGAGGTCGATCCCGAAGCCGCGCTGGTCGTTCTCGCGCTGCACCTGGGCGAGCAAATTGCGGCGCATCGCCGTCCAGGCGACGCGCATCCCGAGGTGGTCCTGGGCCCACTTGGCGACGAGCAGCCCGATCACCGTCTTGCCGCTGCCCGTCGGGCTCTCGACGATCACCGAACGGGCCTCGGGGAGCGTGACGCCGCGGTCGACGTGCGGCCCCGACAACATCTCCACGACCCGGGTGACGACCCGCGCCTGGTAGTCGCGTGGCTCGATCCGCACGCCGGCCGCCAGCGCTGCCACGAGATCGTCGCCGGCGTTGCCCGTCGCGCCGGGGCGTCCGGAGGCAGGGACGGTGGCGCGCCGCTTTGGCCGCGATCGCGGGCGCGTCGTTGGGCCGGTCGTGGTGCGGGATCGGGGCATGGCGTGGTCGCTGCCCGCCGCTGACGGGCCATCCGTGGCTGCCGTGGGGAAGAGCCCCGCCGCTCGCAGCGGCCAACCCGGGCGGCGGGTGGAGCCGGGTGCCGGGGGCGGCATCGCCGGGAGCCACTCACGCTCGGACGACGATGCTCATGACGACGTCCGGCAAAGCCCGGTCGAGCACCTTGCCGGAAGCCCCGAGTGTAGCCGTCGGGGGATGGAAGGTCCCCTTGGAAAAATGGGTAAGCGGTTTTTCCGCAAGGGAGCCTCCGCGGGCACCTCTCGGGGGCTTCCGCTGACGCCGGCGATGAGCCATGGGGATGGCCATGTCCACGAAGTGTCACTGCGGCGCCGGGGCGGAATGGCTCGGTGCGAAGTGCCGGCAGACGGCGGCCACGTAGCGCTGCATGGCGTGATCAGTCGCGTTGGGCAGGGCGCGCATGGTCGTCGCCTCCGCGCCGGCTGGGGGCTTGTCGCGGCCGCCGACGCGCGCCTTGGCGGCGGCGAATTCCTCGTCCGACAGCGGTGCCGGGCCATCGTCGCTCAGCGCCTCGGCGGCAGCGGTGGTGGCACTCGCGCGCATCCGCGGCGGCGTGAACGTCGGCGTGCCGTCGCGGAACCAGACCGTGCTCCCGCCGCCGCGCAGGCCGGGCACGACCCGCGGCACGATGTCGTCTTCGTTGACGAACCGGAGGTGGCGACCGGAGAGGAGGCGGTTGGCCTCGGCGGCGAACCCCGGGGCGAGGAGCAGCGGCTGGCCGAACGTCATCACGCCGCGGACCTCGACCTTGCCGAGGCGGACCAGATCGAGCGCGCCGAGGACCGCCATCGCGCCGCCGAGGCTGTGACCCGTGACCCACACGTGGCGGATCCCGTACCGGGAGAGGATCGTCTGCAGTTGGGGTGCGAGCGACCGGTAGGCCCGGAAAAACCCGCGATGGACGGGATCGGCGGGAGCGTCCGCGACCACCGCGTCGAGGTTCGTGAACCAGTCGCCGACGTCGTCGGCGCCGTCGGTCCCCTGGAAGGCGATCACGGCCTCGTCGCCGGCGATCAGCACGACGCCCTTCGCCGACCCCTCCACCATGGCGACGGACTTGGAAAACCCGAGCCGGCCGGCGCTCTCTTCCCACTCCACGGGCGGCTCGTAGACCAGTTCCGCACAGCGCACCAGGTCGGCGGCAGCGGGGAGCGTGTGCGGATCCAGGCTGCTCCACGGCTGTCGCCGGCGCTCGACGAGCCCGGCCTGTGCGGCGGGTGGCTTCACCGGCGTGATCGCGCCGCCGCCGCGCGTCTCGGCGGGGAAGAGCAACAGGCCGACGACGAGCGTCGCCGCGAGCGTGCCGAGGCCGATGGCGCAGACGATCGCCTCGGACGCGAACGGGCGGGGGAGGAGGGCCACTGCTCCGGCGACCATGGCGACGAGCGCCACGACGCCGCGGAGGCTGAGGAGCGCGCGGCCCACCGCTTCCGCCCACGACGGCCGGGCGGCGACGATCACCGCGCCGACGATGGCGCCGACCAGCGCGGCGAAGAGCGAAGGGAGTGGCGTCATCGTGGCAGCTCGGAGTGGCGGCGGAGAGGACGAACGGCAGACGGATTGTGTACTCTCCAGGCCCGATCGTGGGAGAAGCCAGGGCGCGGAGCCCCGCGAGCGTGTAGACCCCGGCACCGTCGCGCGGACCGAGCGGATCCCGATCGAACGCCGGGCGGAGGCGGCCGTGATCGCCTGGATGCGGCACCGGACGACCGCCTACGACTCGCTGGCGATCCCGCGCGTCCGTGGCAAGCGCCGTGAGGTCCGCCGCGTCCTCGCCGAGCGTTCGCGGGAACTGCTCGGGCGTTACCGGCGGGGCGAGACGCCGGCGACCGACTGCCCGCTCGCGCTGGCCCTCGCCCCCGGCGACCGCTCACGCAGCGCGTGAGGCAGCGCCGCCTCGCGCCGGGGTCGGTCGACTCGGTCTCCCGGCGGGGCAGCCTGCGGCAACCTGGCAATCCGGGCGCCTGCCGGAGTCCACTGCGCCACCCGTCGGTTCACTTGCTCCTGTCCCGGAGGGCGATGGTCGCTACGATCCCGGGCCGCAGCGCTGCCACGGCGCCGCGTGCGGCGCGGCCGCGCCGCATCCGGGAAGCCTCATGGTTCCTCACCGACACCGCGGATCCCCGCCTGCCGCGGTCCGACTCCTCGGGGTCAGCCTGGTCCTGGCCACTGTCGGGCTGGCGGCGCGCGGTGAGGTGGCCTCGGAACCGGCCCCGATGCCGCTCGCTCCGGCAGCGGTCGCGCCGGCTCATCCGCTGCCGCTCCCGCCGGTCGACGACTCGTTCCTCCCGGCGTCGGTGATCGAACCGCTCGACGCGCTCGACCCCGGCGGCACCGAGGGCAACGACGGCCTTCCTCCGCCGCGGAGCCGCACCAGCGGAAAGCCGGCGCGCCCCGCGCCGGTGAGCCTGGGGGCGTTCTGGGCACCGGCGGCCGCAGCCTCGGGCCAGCCGGGGGGCGTCGCCCTCAACGCCCAGTTCGCGCGCGTCGGCGTGCCGCTGGTGCGACCCGTCGAGGGGGAGCCGCTGTGGCTGGCGATCGGCAAGTTCGGCCGGTTGGAATTGGCAGGCGACCTGGTGCTCCCCGATTCGGGAACGCCGCTGCCCGATCAACTGTGGCTCGTCGAGACCGGCGTCACCCACATCCGCCCGCTGGCCAGCGGTGCGACCGTGGGAGGTACGGTCCTGGTCGGGTCGGCGAGCGACCGGCCGTTCGCGGCCCTGCGCGACATGACGGCGCTGGCGGTCCTGTTTGCCACGCTGCCGGCGGCCGCCGAGAGCGACGAATGGAACGTCAGCCTGTTCTATTCCCCGACGTCGCAGCTTCCCTACCCGTTGCCGGGATTGGCCTACGTGTGGCGGCCGAACGCGACCGTCGAGGCGAAGCTGGGACTGCCGTTCGGCCTCGAGTGGACTCCCGACGACGACTGGAGCCTGTCGCTGGGATACACACCGCTGGTCAACGCCCAGGCGATCCTCCGCCGCCGTCTCGGCGCCGGCTTCTCCGCGGTCGCGCTGTACCGGACCGACACCGAGATCTACTTCCTCGCCGAACGCGCCGCCGCTGCCGAGCGCTTCTACGTCTTCAACCAGCGCGTCGCGGTGGGGCTCGAGCGCGCCATGGCGCGCGGGTTCGCCCTGGAGATGACCGCCGACTATCTCTTCGACCGGCTGCTGTTCCAGGGCACCAGTTTCCTCTCCGGACGCACCGACGTCGTTCCCCTCGCCCCGGGACCGGGGCTGTCGGTGCAACTGTCGTGGCGGCGCTGACGCCGCCACCGCCCGGCTTGGGTGGGTTTGATCCGCGACGTGGCCTACGACGACGGGACGCCGGCGCTTCGACGACACTGCCCCCGTCGCACCGGCAGTCGGCTTGCCTGCTTTTCCCCGCTTGCGCGGCTTCGCGCGCGGCATGCCCGGGGTGGCGTGACGGCGCTCGCGTGCTTTCCCGCGGACCACCCGGCGGCGTACAGTGACAGCCGTTCGGGGGACGGGGACCGGGATTCGCACGACCAACCGGGGGATGAACCATGCGCACGGGAACCGACGATGACGCCGGTGTCGGTCGATCGGACGAAGTGATCCGGGCGATCATCCGCTTGATGGACAGCGAGAGCGGCGACGGAAGCGACGCGGTGCTCGTCCGGACGATCCGCACGGAGGCGGCGCTCGATCTGGAGGACGACGAGATCCTCTGTGTCGTGCGCGATGCCGGCGACCACGGCCGGGACGCCAGGTTCGCACTCGACCGGCTGCTGTTCCTCAGCCATGCCGAAGCCAACGGCGGCGGCGGTCCGATGCCGCGGTGAGGCACGGCCGGGGAGGCCGATCTCCACGGCCGGTCAGGTGTCGCCGAGCAGCGAGCGCCCCTCCCCGAGCGCCG
This window contains:
- a CDS encoding DUF932 domain-containing protein, with the translated sequence MVDVAHGSGETGGGRVRVEPRVTTLGSLRITAAAPETAKRQRETLLPEKALLDVDGQKCVVTPRFWKSVFARYRFGASTFRYFRPEEVFGRICEVSRDDRLRVMVELPPSGPPQALAVSDPRQPLVTIDDMRDLVRSHGAERPFYRDGVIGCTFMPKSGERGLAIGADEFANRFTLDVPIDGFGSPRIHVALLRLICTNGLVGHHRAFASDVPASRNPLHTLKRAIECFDHADGYAAIRERFLAAQTSWASVREAHALHRQIVKAKLIDPAGKGRVIESFDRLTGRIQEFYGVTNVDTLPPRRQRLLPVKCRVYDLLNLASEVATHSAAPREAVAIQHWIGSTLADEFDLEGTAEIATEFADLLVDGRADPTGAGRDTP
- a CDS encoding Uma2 family endonuclease, giving the protein MIRAMPSRPLYIPRYTVDDYRRWSGDWQLIDGVAIAMTPSPFGPHERVVSRLSRTVGNQIEAGGCPCEVYTNLDWIIDLHTVVRPDIMVVCGEQPQRHLERPPAIVVEVVSEATRAQDLVLKRALYREHEVRHYLVIDPAARSVEHVTAEGSSLSGPSDRVELLLGGPGDCRLVVDCSRLFD
- a CDS encoding sigma-70 family RNA polymerase sigma factor, which codes for MSSPREIEIREQLARSWLAVEPSVRAYVAAAIRSTADREDVLQQVALTVARRFEEYDEKRPFVGWVLWLAKSRIVDHYRSSQRQRLVLGPDVLDRLAESLAATHDDVSPRREALEECLATLTERSRALVRMRYHDGLAITAIAHGVRSTPGSVRVALFRIREALADCIGRRLAAGAGE
- a CDS encoding sodium/glutamate symporter yields the protein MTHVDLDLIQTLALGGATLFLGFAVVAAVPPLRRFNVPAAVVGGLLVAVAVSVARATGVATVGFDTTLQTPLMTAFFTSIGLSASLSLLRVGSGQALLFLALASALAMIQNLIGIGVALAFGEPPLLGVLMSSTALAGGPATALAFAPQFEAAGVPAAATLAVAAAMGGIVLGGLLGGPIATHLLERDRRLVAGHRDPPFTAPATAGDYPGRAAYEPDATAPADDEEGSIRDALRALTVLLVAMAVGGIVSAGLKRAGLTLPGYVGAMLAGAAIRNLDDTTGAIRIPHDLAAKIGAVCLTLFLTIALVNLKLWELASLALPLAVNLGLQAAAVAAFCAWLVYPLMGRDYDAAVMTGGFTGFMLGTTANAMAVMNTLVERFGPAPRAFVVAPIVGAFFIDFTNAIVITTFLDLLS
- a CDS encoding DUF1501 domain-containing protein is translated as MPRPSPTSCRVPASQGSRREWLRHSANGFGLLAFSALRAEADERAIVAGPLAPKAPHFPPRAKRVIFLCMQGGPSHVDTFDHKPKLIADADQAAPAAAGRGGRATLMAPRWKFSQRGTSGLWVSSLFDEVARHADSLCVINSMATDLPAHPQAFAQLHTGTAQFVRPSLGAWTLYGLGTENRNLPGFIVINPPVAAARAFGSAFLPAVYQATRVGGGRGPGFAGRRGGGDPTSVANIDSPLLDRAAQRDQVDFIQRLNASRLGLDGGSSPDTEGVIESYELAFRMQDEVPKVMDISRETKATLDRYGVGADDTDAVGRQCLMARRLAEAGVRFVQVTHGNWDHHFNLGTALANTARQVDRPIAGLLGDLADRGLLADTLVIWGGEFGRTPHSQGADGRDHNNKGFTLWMAGGGVKGGIAHGATDDHGYEAVDKRMHIHDWHATLLHLLGLDHERLTYPYAGRDFRLTDVHGTVHREILA
- a CDS encoding DUF1549 domain-containing protein yields the protein MVRLLTGSFARGLVAAVVAWLTAGAIEAAESATDSWREEVAVGRRHWAFRKPVAPGLPDVRDADWPRSDIDRFLLAAMEKAGVRPVADADRAALLRRLSFDLIGLPPTPAEIDDFLADTSATAVERVVDRLLASPRFGERWARHWLDVARYADSSGKETNLPYPHAWRYRDWVIAAFNDDKPYDRFLREQLAGDLLRHSGPADQARKIIATGFLALGPKALNERDRRQFQMDMVDEQIDVVSQSMLGLTLACARCHDHKTDPVSQRDYYGLAGIFLSSETLFGTGAQLQNAHPSSLVELPPEAGLPAAVAPLPAGDLARLEREVGELTASADALAREAAEARRAGRDRDGAAAFLRVRVARDRAAGARSDLDQFRADGNPRSLAMGVLDRPDAVDSPLLARGDVDQPGETVPRGLVEVLCAADEPRKIAEGSGRLDLAFWIASRDNPLAARVMANRLWLKLMGQGIVATPDNFGIMGMEPSHPELLDHLAVAFMEDGWSVKKLIRRIVLSRGYSLAAVHEAANHAIDPDNRLRWRMDQRRLDAEVIRDAMLAVAGRLDLEPTAGSPIARIREDRQGMIEMLTRSRTRSDDCRSIYLPIVRDQVPEALAVFDFPDASLVSGQREESNVPSQALFLLNDDAVVSLARSFAERVAGLPGPLPERLAAAFEMALGRRPTSAEKRAITDFWTGFSVRHARRVTGAGQRGPSAEAESLALVAYCQALFATAEFRNVN